The sequence GTGCGGGCGGCGTGCGCGGCGAGCAGCCCGAGGAGGAGTCTGACCGCGGCGCCGCTGACGGCGGCGCAGGCCAGAACCCATGCGGCGGCTCCCATGGTGGGTGTGAGCATCTTCGATCCCTTGTCCGGAACTGACGGCGGACCTCCGGTCTAGCGCGACCGGCGGCGCGGCCGCTTACCCGCGGTCGCGTGGAGTCGGCCGGCCGGGCCCGAACTCCGCGCACCTGCGCCCCTGGTGGCGGCGCGAGGGAGCGGGCAGCATCCCGGGCATGGACGACATGGACGAGCCGCGGGGCCCTCGGGGGAAGCGGAGCCTGCCCTTCCCGTACGACCAGGATCTGTCCGGGGTGCTGAACAACCTCAACCGCCGTACCCGCTGGGGGCGTGACCGGCTCGCGAACGACCGGGTCACCGCCGCGCTCCTGGCGGCCGGCATGCGGCTGCTCGTGGCGCATCTCGGCCCGGGCGGCCGCAGCCGCGTCAACAGCGAGCGCCTGCTGCTGGGTTCCCTCTCGCAGCGCAGGGTCGCCGAGGAGTTCGCCGCCGGCCCGCAGCCCTTCACGCGGTACGGCAACGGGGTGTCGATGCTGCGCGACCGCTGGAGCCCGCACTCGGACTTCGTCACCGACCTGATCAACTTCGCGGTGTGGCGGGAGAACTACCGGCCGGAGTTCCGGGAGCGGCGGGTCGCCCACATCAAACGGCTGGTGCACGGACCGGACTTCGTACGGGCCGTGCACGACATCGCCTACCAGCACACCGCCGAAGGGGTCCGGCTGCCCTCCGTCCGGCTCGGCCTGGCGCTCATGACGGCCGCCGAGGGGGACGAGGAGGTGACCCGGATCATCTCCACCGTGTACGAGGACTACCTCGGCTCGTGGAAGAAGCTGTACGAGACGGTGCTCCGCGAGCGGCACTTACGGCTGCGCAGGGGGCTCACCCTCGACGACCTGGCGAACGCGCTGTCCGCGGCGACCGACGGGATGACGCTCAGGGCCATCGGCGACCCCGCCTCCGGTGTCGTCGACCACGACCGCCGCGGTTCCCTGATGGGCACGGTCGCGCTGGCGGTGATCCACGCGTTCCTGGAGCCGGACGACGACGCCGACGGCCTCACCCTGGAGCAGTCCGTGGCGGCGCGGTTCGGCCGACGCCCGCACTGAGCAGGCAGAACGGCGGAACCGGCACATGGGTGGGGCCCGCGTCCTCGGGGGGAGTAAGGACGCGGGCCCCGGTGGGGCGGGCGCGTGAGGACGCCCGCCGGTGAGAGGAACGATCAGCAGGCGCCGAGGTCGCTCCAGACGCCCCATTCGCCGGTGGTGCCTGGCTCCTCGTTGGTGGTCCACCACTTGGCCTGCCAGTTGTGGCCGTTCCAGGAGACCTGGTCGCCGCCGGTGTAGACCGCGCTGGAACTCCAGGACGCGAGCGTGCAACTGCCGCCGCTGCCACCGGTGGTGCCGCTCGACGTGCCCGTCGAGGTGCCGGTGGACGTGCCGGTCGAGGTACCCGTCGAGGTGCCGGTCGACGTGCCGCCGTCCGTCGTCCCCGCCGTGGTGCCGGAGGATGTGCCGCCGTCGGTGGTCCCCGCCGTGGTGCCGCCGTCGGTGCTACCCGACGAGGTGCCCGTGGAGGTGCCCCCGCTGGTGGTCCCCGTGCCGGAGCAGTCCGAGGCCGACCCGTTGGTCGCGGTGACGATCTTGTTGAAGAGCGTCGCCGAGGCGTCCAGGTCGAGCAGCGAGTACATCATCGACCCGCCGAGCCCGTTGCAGTGCGCGTAGTTCGCCTTGGCCGTGATCGACTGGTCGCTGAGCCCGGTCCAGAAGGTGGACCCGTTGTAGAAGTAGGCCGACTGCGACTGCGCGTCGTAATAGGTGTCGGCCGGGTTGTCGACGACCCCGGTCAGCTCCTTGTAGTACGCGATCCCGGCGGTCGCGCTGATCCCGCGCGCCGCGGAGGGGCCGCTCGCGGGCTGGTAGAGCCCGTGGTTGCTGCCCGCCGCCACGCCGTCCCAGCCGCGGTAGTAGAGCGGATAGCCCATGGTGACCTTGCTCGCCGGCATGCCGCCTGGGATGCCGTAGGCCGGATCGCCCTGGGTCCACGCCTTGATCGCGTTGTCGGTGCTGTACTTCTCGTTGCCCGGCGGGATCACCGCGGAGGGGTCGCTCGACGACTGGTAGAGCGGGTCCTGCTCGTTGGTCGGGCCGGTGGCCTCGAACCCGCCGTGCATGTCGTACGTCATGACGTTCGCGTAGTCGAGGTACTGCCCGATCTTGTCGGTCTCGATGTTCGCGATCTTGTCCTGGCCGGACGGCAGGGCCGCGGTGAGCAGCAGGTGCTTGCCGCCGTTGGCCGAGCCGTACGCGTCGAGTTCGGTGCGGAACTCGGCGAGCAGCTTGGTGTAGTTGGCCTTGTCGTCGGCGCTGTAGTGGTTGCCGACGTGGCCGCCCGGCGAGCCGGGGTACTCCCAGTCGATGTCGAAGCCGTCGAAGATGCCGGCCGCGCTGCCGTTGCCGCCGTAGCCGCCCTGCTCGGGCAGGTTGCCCTTGATGAACATGTCGATGCAGGAGCTGACCAGCTTCTTGCGGCTGGCGTCGGTCGCCGCGGCGTCGGAGAAGTACTTGGAGTACGTCCAACCGCCCAGCGAGACCAGGATCTTGAGGTTCGGGTACTTCGCCTTCAGCTCCTTGAGCTGGTTGAAGTTGCCCACGATCGGCTGGTTGTAGACGTCGGCGGTGCCGTTGACGCTGATGTCCGAGCCGAACGACTTCTGGTAGTCGGCGAAGGCGTCGCCCGCGCCGTCACCGGCGTTCGGGTCCTGCTCGTTGGTGGAGTCCGACGCCTTGGTCGCCTCGAAACAGGTGAGGTTGGTCGGGTCGATGTTCTCGAACGAGTAGTTGAGGACGTCGAGCTTGCCGGCCAGGCCCTCGGTGTCGAGGTTCTTGGGGTAGAAGGCGTTGCCGTAGACGCTCCACTGGTCGTAGTAGGCGATCTTGGCCCCGCCGCTGCTCGCGGCGGCGGCCGCGGGCTTTGCGGCGGCCGCGGGCTTCGCGGCCGTGGTGGCGGAGTCCGCCTGCGCGGTGCCGAGGCCGCCGACCAGGGCGGTGAACAAGCCCAGTCCGACGGCGGCGCTCGTGGCGGCGGCCACGAACACTCTCTTCCTTGACCTTGACTGCACAAGGACCTCCGGGGGGAGAAGGAGGAACAACAGGGGGCGACCAGCATGGTTAACCCTTGGTCAAGTGCACGTCAATGGTCTGAACCAGACTTGGACTAGACCAATCTGGTGGCGACGGGGTGCGGCGGCCCGCTCGGCACCCCGGGCGCGGCCGCCCGCGGGCCGCGATGACAAGCGGCTTTAAGTCGCGCTTAAGCCGACGCCGCCGCTCACCCGCGGCGCCGGACCACCGACCCGCCGGTAACCGGCCTTTAACCGGCGCGGACGCGGCGCGGACACGCGAAGGAGCCGCCGCCGGCCTCTCGACCGACGACGGCTCGTCCGTTCAGTTCGTCCGTTCCGCCCGTGCGCCCGGCGGGGCCGGCGGGTCGGCGCGCGCTCAGGAGGTCGCGGCGACGTCCTTCGGGAAGTCGTACGCGTCCGCGATGAGTTCGTACGAACGCAGCCGGGCGGACGGCGTGTGCGCGTTGGCGGTGATCACCAGTTCGTCGGCGCCGGTGCGCTCCACCAGTTCATCGAGCCCGGTGCGGACCGCCGCCGGGTCGCCGTAGATCACGTTGCCCAGCCAGGAGTCGACGAAGTCCCGCTCGATCGCGCTGAACTGGTACGCCGCCGCCTCGTCGGGGGTCGGCACCAGACCGGGGCGGCCGGTGCGCAGCCGCAGCATGCTCAGCGCGCCGGTGAGCACCTGCCGGCGGGCCACCTCCGGGTCCTCGGCGGCCAGCGCGGCCACGCCGATCGAGGCGTAGGGGCGGTCCAGGACGGCGGAGGGGCGGAACGACTCGCGGTACAGCGCCAGCGCGGGCAGCGTGTTGACGGCGGAGAAGTGGTGCGCGAAGGAGAACGGCAGCCCGAGCGCTCCGGCCAGCTGCGCGCTGAAGCCGGAGGACCCCAGCAGCCACACGCTCGGCCGGGCCGGGGACTGCACCCCGCCGGGCGAACTGCCCTGCACCGGGCCGGGGATGGCGTGGATACGCGCGTAGCGGTGGCCGTCGGGGAAGTCGTCGTCCAGGAACCGGGTCAGCTCGGCGAGCTGGCGCGGGAAGTCGTCGGCGCCCTCGTGCAGGGTCTCGGTGCGGCGCAGCGCGGCGGCGGTGGCGCCGTCGGTGCCGGGGGCGCGGCCCAGGCCCAGGTCGATCCGGCCGGGCGCGAGCGCCTCCAGGGTGCCGAACTGCTCGGCGATCACCAAGGGCGCGTGATTGGGCAGCATGACCCCGCCCGAGCCGAGCCGCAGGGTGCCGGTGTGGGCGGCGAGGTGGGCGAGGATCACCGCGGGCGAGGAACTTGCCACGCCGGGCATCGAGTGGTGCTCGGCGACCCACATCCGGTGGTACCCACGGGTCTCGGCGACCCGGGCGATCTCCACGCTGGTGCGCAGCGCGTCGGTGGCGGTGAAGCCGCTGCCGACGGTGGCCAGATCCAGTACGGACAGGGGCACCGGCGCGCTCCCGCGGACCGTCCCCCGGATGCCGTGTCCCGGGTCGGGCAGGCTTGCGTCGGCCACGGTGGGCGCCTCCTTGGTCGTCGATCGTGGTGCCCTCGGACGGGTCCGGCCCGCCGGGGCGAGGTGCTGTGCGGGCGCAGAGCGTCCGATGGGTGCAACCGGAGCGCGCGACCGCCTTATTCCCACCCCCACGTGCTCCCGGCACACCCCGCCGGAACAGCAATTGCAGATCACCCCGAAGAGGGCAATGACCATGTCATATGCCAGCGTGCCCTCTTCCTGCATATACGGCTGTGAGCGGTCGGAACAACCTTCAACCACCTCTCAACCACCTCTGCCGGAAAGCCTATTGGCGCTATCGTGGAGTATCGGTCCTACCGCGGGTCAGGCCTTGACACTGACCCACGACCAGCGGTGGGGCCAGGCACGCAGACGGTCTTACCTTGCAGGGGGTCACCGTGGCGCTGGAGCACCGACAGGTTGGACCGGGGGTGTACGCGGTCCAGTACGCACTGCGCGTGCTGGAGTCCGTGAACACGCATCGCGACGGCGTCAGCGCCGAACAGCTCGCCCGCGAGATCGGCGTGCCGCTGAGCTATCTCAGCCAGTTGCTCTCCATGCTGCGCCGCGAACGCTACCTCGGATTCCTGCCGGGCGGCGGCTATGTGGTCGGCGAGTCCCTGGTCCTGCTCGGCGCCGCCAACCGCGACATGGCGCTCGCCGAGAAGCTCAAGGAGATCCTGATCAAGCTGCGCGACGAGGTCGACGCCGCCGTCTACTTCAGCCGGTACGACGACGGCGAGGTGCGGATCATCGACTTCGCCGACGGCCCGAAGGCGCCGAAGGTCAACGAGTGGGTCGACTTCCGCTCCGCCGCCCACGCCAGCGCGGTCGGCAAGTGCCTGCTCGCCCAGCTCGACCACAACGGCCGCCGCGAGCACCTGTCCCGGCACCGTCCGGCCCGGCTCACCTCCCGCACCGTGATCGACGACCGGGTGCTGCTCACCAAGCTGGAGCGGCAGCCCGCCAGCGTCCCCACCCTCGACCTGCAGGAGTACGCGGTCGGCACCGTCTGCGCGGCCATCCCGGTCACCATCGGCAACACCGTCGCCTGCCTCGCGCTGTCCATGCCGTACACCCAGGCGCACCGGCTGCGCCCGGCCGTGGACACCCTGCACGAGCGGGCCGCTCCGGTGCTGCTGAGCATGAGCATCTGATTTTCTTCGCGGCCCCGCCATGCGGTACGATCTCCATGTCAGCAGGCGCCGCTAGCTCAGTTGGTTAGAGCAGCTGACTCTTAATCAGCGGGTCCGGGGTTCGAGTCCCTGGCGGCGCACCTGAGGTGAGGCCCCTCGCGCGAGCGGGGGGCCTTTTCCATGCCCACTCGCTGCCGCCCCGAGCCCGCCCGATGCCGCCCGCCCGCTCTTCCTTCCCCCGCCCGCGCGGCCCTCAGCTCCAGTGCGCCGGCCGGTCCAGCCCCGGCGCGATACGGGTACGGGCGTCGCCGCGCGCCGCGTTCACCTGGGACTGGGTGAGGAACAGCGCCCCGGTCAGGTCCGCGCCGCGCAGGTCCGCGTCCCGCAGGTCCGCGCCGATCAGGTCGGCCAGCCGCAGGTCCGCCCCGCGCAGGTCGGCCGCGATCAGGCAGGCACCGCGGAAATCGGTGCCCCTCAGGTCCGCGCCGCGCAGCCGGGCGCCGACGAGGTCCGCGCCGCGCCGGTCGGCACGGCGGCGGCCGGGGGCCTGCGCCCTGACCAGCTCGCTCCCCCGCAGCAGCAGCGGGTTGACCGCGGCGCGCTCGGCGTCGAGGTCGAGCGCGGCCAGCCGGTCCGGGTCGAGGCCGGTCAGCGCCCGTACCCGGGACAGTTCGCGGTCGGCGGCCGGGTGCACCGCGGCGGCGGCCGGCCGGTCGCGGACCTCGGTCAGGTAGGCGAGCAGTTCGTGCAGCTGGCGCATCCGGGGCAGCGCGTCGAACATCGCCCGGCCGCCGTCGGGGGCGCCGCGCCAGTCCCGACCGCCGAAGGTGACCTGGGACACCTGCTGGCCGGCGCCGAAGCAGTCGTAGACCGTGCAGCCGCGGTAGCCGTCGGCCCGCAACCGGGTGTGGATGCCGCAGCGGTGGCCGTCGGTGAGGTTGCCGCACGGCTCGCCGGAGCGCTTGTCGGCCGCGAAGTCCGCGGAGCGGGTGAAGGCGAGGGCCACGCAGCACAGGCCGAAGCAGTTCCCGCAGTCCGCCCGCAGCTCCGGCAACTGTCCTGACCGGGCATCCCCTGCGCTCACCGCGCTCCTTCCGTACGGCCGTTCCGCGGGCGGGGTCGGGCCCCGCCCGCGGTCCATGGTGCCGCACGGCGCCGGGTCAGTTCGCGGCGGACCGGCTCGCGGCGGGCGCGGCCGGGAAGACCGCGGGCTTGGCCGCGGTGTAGAGCCAGCTGGTGAAGAAGGCGCTCAGGTCCTTGCCGGACAGGTGCTCGGCGAGCGACTCGAACTCGGCGATGGTGCCGTTGCCGTAGCGGTGCCGGGTCGGCCACGCCTTGAGCAGCTTCAGGAACGCGGTGTCGCCGATGGTGTCGCGCAGCGCCTGGATCGCGACGGCGCCGCGGTCGTAGACGGCGTCGTCGAACTGGTTCGCGGCGCCCGGGTCGCCGGGCTTGACGGTCCAGAACGCGTCGTCGGCCGGGTGGGCGTCGTAGACCTGCTGGGCGAGTTCCTGCGGGGTGCCGGTGTGCTCGTGCTCGGCCCACAGCCACTCGGCATAGCCGGCGAAGCCCTCGTTGAGCCAGATGTCGGACCAGCGCTCCAGCGAGACGCTGTCGCCGTACCACTGGTGGGCCAGCTCGTGCGCGACCACCGAGGTGTCCGGGCCCTTGGTGAAGAACTTCGGGCTGTAGAAGACCCGGGTCTGCGTCTCCAGCGCAAAGCCGGCGGTGACATCGGGGACGTAGCCGCCGGCCGAGTCGAACGGGTACGGCCCGAAGTAGCCGCTGAGGAAGTCGACGATCTCGCCGGTGCGCTCGACGCTGGCCTTGGCGTTGGCGGCGGTGGCCGGGTCCAGGTCGGGGCTGTAGGCGTTGACCACGGGCACGCCGGTGCCGGTGCGGGAGCGGGTGATGTCGAAGTGCCCGACCGCGAGGGTGGCGAGGTAGGTGGCCTGCGGCTTGTCCTCCACCCAGTGGAAGCCGGTCCAGTCGCCGCTGGTGTGCTGCGAGACCAGCACGCCGTTGCTGATCGCCTGGTCGCCCTTGGGCACCCGGACGTTCACGTCGTAGGTGGCCTTGTCGGCCGGGTGGTCGTTGCTGGGGAACCACCACCACGCGGATTCCGGCTCGTTGGCGGCGACCCCGCCGTCCGGGGTGCGCATCCAGGAGGTGAAGCCGTAGCGCTGGACCTTCGAGGGCACCCCCGAGTAGGTGACGGCGACGGTGAGGCGGTGCCCCTTGCCGATGGTCCGGTCCGGGGTGACCACCAACTCCTGCTCGCCGCTGGAGGCGAAGCGGGCCGGCCGGCCGTTGACGGTGACCTTGCTGACGTCCAGCGCGAAGTCCAGGTCGAAGCTGGTCAGCCCCTGGGTGGCGGTCGCGGTGACGACGGTGGTGCCGGAGAGCGTGTCGGTGGTGGGCTGGTAACTGAGGTCGAGCGCGTAATGCGAGACGTCGTAGCCGCCGTTGCCGTACGTCGGGTAGTACGGGTCGCCGATGCCCGGGGCGCCCGGGCCGGCGCTCGCCGCGGATGCCGGGATCGCCAGCAGTCCGAAGGCGGTGGCGACGGCGGTGGACGCGATCAGTCGGAAACGCACAGGGGTTCCTCCAGCGCGGGGTCTGCATGTACCCGGCCACGGTGGCAGGTACATGCAGACCCTAGGAAGAGACCGCCGCCTCTGCCACCCCTGATCCCCCTGCCGTCGCACAACTTTCACCCGGCGCAACACTGCGCGCAATTCCCTGCCGCCGGGATGTTTGCG comes from Streptomyces sp. NBC_00448 and encodes:
- a CDS encoding IclR family transcriptional regulator; this encodes MALEHRQVGPGVYAVQYALRVLESVNTHRDGVSAEQLAREIGVPLSYLSQLLSMLRRERYLGFLPGGGYVVGESLVLLGAANRDMALAEKLKEILIKLRDEVDAAVYFSRYDDGEVRIIDFADGPKAPKVNEWVDFRSAAHASAVGKCLLAQLDHNGRREHLSRHRPARLTSRTVIDDRVLLTKLERQPASVPTLDLQEYAVGTVCAAIPVTIGNTVACLALSMPYTQAHRLRPAVDTLHERAAPVLLSMSI
- a CDS encoding LLM class flavin-dependent oxidoreductase codes for the protein MADASLPDPGHGIRGTVRGSAPVPLSVLDLATVGSGFTATDALRTSVEIARVAETRGYHRMWVAEHHSMPGVASSSPAVILAHLAAHTGTLRLGSGGVMLPNHAPLVIAEQFGTLEALAPGRIDLGLGRAPGTDGATAAALRRTETLHEGADDFPRQLAELTRFLDDDFPDGHRYARIHAIPGPVQGSSPGGVQSPARPSVWLLGSSGFSAQLAGALGLPFSFAHHFSAVNTLPALALYRESFRPSAVLDRPYASIGVAALAAEDPEVARRQVLTGALSMLRLRTGRPGLVPTPDEAAAYQFSAIERDFVDSWLGNVIYGDPAAVRTGLDELVERTGADELVITANAHTPSARLRSYELIADAYDFPKDVAATS
- a CDS encoding glycosyl hydrolase family 18 protein → MAAATSAAVGLGLFTALVGGLGTAQADSATTAAKPAAAAKPAAAAASSGGAKIAYYDQWSVYGNAFYPKNLDTEGLAGKLDVLNYSFENIDPTNLTCFEATKASDSTNEQDPNAGDGAGDAFADYQKSFGSDISVNGTADVYNQPIVGNFNQLKELKAKYPNLKILVSLGGWTYSKYFSDAAATDASRKKLVSSCIDMFIKGNLPEQGGYGGNGSAAGIFDGFDIDWEYPGSPGGHVGNHYSADDKANYTKLLAEFRTELDAYGSANGGKHLLLTAALPSGQDKIANIETDKIGQYLDYANVMTYDMHGGFEATGPTNEQDPLYQSSSDPSAVIPPGNEKYSTDNAIKAWTQGDPAYGIPGGMPASKVTMGYPLYYRGWDGVAAGSNHGLYQPASGPSAARGISATAGIAYYKELTGVVDNPADTYYDAQSQSAYFYNGSTFWTGLSDQSITAKANYAHCNGLGGSMMYSLLDLDASATLFNKIVTATNGSASDCSGTGTTSGGTSTGTSSGSTDGGTTAGTTDGGTSSGTTAGTTDGGTSTGTSTGTSTGTSTGTSTGTSSGTTGGSGGSCTLASWSSSAVYTGGDQVSWNGHNWQAKWWTTNEEPGTTGEWGVWSDLGAC
- a CDS encoding M1 family metallopeptidase encodes the protein MRFRLIASTAVATAFGLLAIPASAASAGPGAPGIGDPYYPTYGNGGYDVSHYALDLSYQPTTDTLSGTTVVTATATQGLTSFDLDFALDVSKVTVNGRPARFASSGEQELVVTPDRTIGKGHRLTVAVTYSGVPSKVQRYGFTSWMRTPDGGVAANEPESAWWWFPSNDHPADKATYDVNVRVPKGDQAISNGVLVSQHTSGDWTGFHWVEDKPQATYLATLAVGHFDITRSRTGTGVPVVNAYSPDLDPATAANAKASVERTGEIVDFLSGYFGPYPFDSAGGYVPDVTAGFALETQTRVFYSPKFFTKGPDTSVVAHELAHQWYGDSVSLERWSDIWLNEGFAGYAEWLWAEHEHTGTPQELAQQVYDAHPADDAFWTVKPGDPGAANQFDDAVYDRGAVAIQALRDTIGDTAFLKLLKAWPTRHRYGNGTIAEFESLAEHLSGKDLSAFFTSWLYTAAKPAVFPAAPAASRSAAN
- a CDS encoding pentapeptide repeat-containing protein, encoding MDRGRGPTPPAERPYGRSAVSAGDARSGQLPELRADCGNCFGLCCVALAFTRSADFAADKRSGEPCGNLTDGHRCGIHTRLRADGYRGCTVYDCFGAGQQVSQVTFGGRDWRGAPDGGRAMFDALPRMRQLHELLAYLTEVRDRPAAAAVHPAADRELSRVRALTGLDPDRLAALDLDAERAAVNPLLLRGSELVRAQAPGRRRADRRGADLVGARLRGADLRGTDFRGACLIAADLRGADLRLADLIGADLRDADLRGADLTGALFLTQSQVNAARGDARTRIAPGLDRPAHWS